One genomic segment of Hydra vulgaris chromosome 14, alternate assembly HydraT2T_AEP includes these proteins:
- the LOC136090551 gene encoding uncharacterized protein LOC136090551 has protein sequence MHVEVMFNIMVVTTVIQFTRQNKVIDMIEEITRSLNSVNEENAKLTNGNKIGGNFEQSDIAVADTPKTYVKIDPEEVENQPSPTFSTDYNRDKWILSNLISLLENYAPNKIQGDEESKNAEKVKTKDLGGFLREFEKEDNSIMPSSNKNNEMLLHTKNWENWLKTIRHQIQSKTLRFRKKETPDKAEWIPWILKNKLHDNIWKDISAIEEEYKRKQKDQKKNVILKRIVNDLNTLFSLH, from the coding sequence TGATTGATATGATTGAGGAAATTACTAGAAGTCTCAACAGTGTAAATGAAGAGAATGCCAAGTTAACTAATGGGAATAAAATTGGCGGTAACTTTGAGCAATCTGACATAGCTGTTGCCGATACGCCTAAAACATATGTAAAAATTGATCCAGAAGAAGTAGAAAATCAGCCATCACCAACATTCAGTACTGATTATAATAGAGATAAATGGATACTTTCAAATCTTATATCACTCTTAGAAAACTATGCCCCTAATAAGATTCAAGGAGATGAAGAatcaaaaaatgctgaaaaagttaAGACTAAAGACTTAGGTGGTTTTTTAAGAGAGtttgaaaaagaagataatAGTATTATGCcttcttctaataaaaacaatgaaatgcTTCTTCACACTAAAAATTGGGAAAACTGGTTGAAAACAATACGTCACCAAATACAAAGTAAGACTTTGAGGTTTCGAAAAAAAGAAACGCCTGATAAAGCTGAATGGATTCCATGGATTCTCAAGAACAAACTACATGATAACATATGGAAAGATATTTCAGCGATAGAAgaagaatataaaagaaaacaaaaagaccAAAAAAAGAACGTTATTTTAAAACGAAttgtaaatgatttaaatacaCTATTTTCATTGcattaa